The following are encoded in a window of Trichocoleus desertorum ATA4-8-CV12 genomic DNA:
- a CDS encoding PD-(D/E)XK nuclease family protein, which translates to MQTVWKPFFSYNLWALFEPAIGQEQRHCPMKRGFLKARAKEPEVAPLIQQETVYQEIGLLAQQGIYEFHQDVHCLIGDDGVNRVSAILGLENRSQEVRNRVTQVLANYQVTPILLGKNILKLSRGDEGFPEPILLRSGNQECNLFAAIDCIFVEPDGTLHILDFKTGKSDFDRRQAYVYLLAAKYLYPNYEAIASFYNLESQTWSDPIRALSVQLQVLEMDLFRFAQQHQNDLQRYRRKLASFEEIFPPHSGYQCQTCQFQSVCQFTI; encoded by the coding sequence ATGCAGACTGTTTGGAAACCATTTTTCAGTTACAACCTCTGGGCCCTGTTTGAGCCAGCAATCGGTCAGGAACAGCGGCACTGCCCGATGAAGCGGGGTTTTCTGAAAGCTCGTGCTAAAGAACCAGAGGTTGCCCCGCTGATTCAGCAGGAAACGGTCTATCAGGAGATCGGGTTGCTGGCGCAACAGGGAATTTACGAATTTCATCAGGACGTACATTGCCTAATTGGTGACGATGGTGTGAACCGAGTGTCAGCAATCTTGGGTTTAGAAAACAGAAGTCAGGAGGTTCGCAATCGTGTCACCCAAGTCCTGGCTAACTATCAGGTGACTCCAATTCTGCTGGGCAAAAACATTCTGAAACTGAGCCGAGGAGATGAAGGATTTCCTGAGCCAATCTTGCTACGTTCGGGCAATCAAGAGTGTAATCTCTTTGCTGCAATCGACTGTATTTTTGTTGAACCGGACGGTACGCTCCACATTCTAGACTTCAAAACTGGCAAATCAGACTTCGATCGCCGCCAAGCCTATGTCTACCTACTGGCCGCTAAGTATCTCTACCCCAACTACGAGGCGATCGCCTCTTTCTATAACCTTGAATCCCAAACCTGGTCAGATCCAATTCGTGCATTGTCAGTGCAATTGCAAGTGTTGGAAATGGATTTATTCCGGTTCGCCCAGCAACATCAGAACGACTTGCAGCGCTACAGGCGTAAATTAGCATCGTTTGAGGAAATCTTTCCGCCCCATTCCGGCTACCAATGCCAGACCTGCCAGTTCCAATCCGTTTGTCAATTTACCATTTAG